In Methanomicrobium antiquum, one DNA window encodes the following:
- a CDS encoding DUF460 domain-containing protein, with protein sequence MKVFGIDIIKGSVRSKTKKPVFALVKREDNEEKDTSEVSMFRLKKELEKEKPDILAVDSIREISSEKKELLFFMQSLPAGTKLVQVTGGEKQQKLPRIAAQYNIRLSDRFDPFQEAKACAHVAELGAGCEVIAFENTCDIIVSKSRSIGKGGWSQNRYIRKIHGAVLSKSREIEDTLKEKGLKYKKTEVKGFGGYKRVSFHVFASKTEISVQSERHADFQVRVIPRELDKIRYSPQTARKRPLIVGIDPGTTFAFAALYLDGEVASVKSSRQMSISDWTEEISSIGKPVLIASDVVQMPSSVEKIRRSFNAVSYTPKQEKTQEEKASLCISAGLSFRNDHERDSLSAAIEAYKSYKNKFRSVERRIPPGFSLDEIRAGIIKGQSIEQILSKDKDFVLREDGEEKSDISVTEFSDSDGRVSQLEGMIKDLRSHVSELSLTLNEKNEEIIGLKNLLASERTQKSEERKKSRDIAERDLQIKTLKARLKKQDKDTRRLLKRISRLKRFNSLWMEGDYIPVKVLPALTKEAVKALEDEFGITEGDIIYAAKTEGWGKQTVSYISDCYVSGIIADNFDKKLLNCLREENVPLILAVKVPVSLRGRTGTIKKDDFDRAVLEWKEEQITYEAEKKADMIEAIVKEYKSERELEARKRG encoded by the coding sequence TTGAAGGTATTTGGAATAGACATCATTAAGGGATCTGTCAGATCCAAAACAAAAAAACCTGTCTTTGCGCTTGTCAAAAGAGAAGACAATGAGGAAAAAGACACATCAGAGGTCTCTATGTTCCGGCTCAAAAAAGAGCTGGAGAAAGAAAAACCTGATATTTTAGCTGTTGACAGCATAAGAGAAATTTCATCTGAAAAAAAAGAGCTTCTTTTTTTCATGCAGTCCCTTCCTGCAGGGACAAAACTTGTTCAGGTTACAGGCGGGGAAAAACAACAGAAACTGCCCAGGATTGCCGCACAATACAATATCAGACTTTCAGACCGCTTTGATCCATTCCAGGAGGCAAAGGCATGTGCACATGTAGCAGAACTTGGCGCCGGCTGTGAAGTAATTGCATTTGAAAACACCTGTGATATAATTGTCTCAAAAAGCCGCTCTATAGGAAAGGGCGGATGGAGTCAGAACAGGTATATAAGAAAGATTCACGGCGCAGTTTTATCAAAATCAAGAGAGATTGAAGACACACTAAAAGAAAAGGGTCTCAAATACAAAAAAACAGAGGTCAAAGGCTTTGGCGGATACAAACGTGTCAGTTTTCATGTTTTCGCATCCAAAACAGAGATCTCTGTTCAGTCAGAAAGGCATGCTGACTTTCAGGTGAGGGTTATTCCAAGGGAACTTGACAAAATCAGGTATTCACCGCAGACTGCAAGAAAAAGGCCTTTAATCGTTGGAATTGACCCTGGAACAACATTTGCTTTTGCCGCTCTTTATCTGGACGGGGAAGTAGCCTCAGTTAAAAGTTCGCGCCAGATGTCTATCTCAGACTGGACTGAAGAGATTTCATCGATTGGAAAGCCGGTTTTAATCGCATCAGATGTAGTACAGATGCCATCATCGGTTGAAAAAATCAGACGCTCATTCAATGCTGTTTCATATACTCCAAAACAGGAAAAAACCCAGGAGGAGAAGGCATCTTTATGCATATCAGCAGGACTTTCATTCAGAAACGATCATGAGAGAGATTCGCTTTCAGCGGCGATTGAAGCCTACAAATCATACAAGAACAAGTTCAGAAGTGTTGAGAGGCGCATTCCGCCGGGATTTAGTCTTGACGAAATCAGAGCAGGGATAATTAAAGGCCAAAGCATTGAACAGATTCTTTCAAAAGATAAGGATTTTGTTTTAAGAGAGGATGGAGAGGAGAAAAGCGACATCAGCGTCACTGAATTTTCAGACTCTGATGGCAGAGTCTCACAGCTTGAAGGAATGATAAAAGATCTCCGCTCTCATGTATCTGAATTATCTTTGACTCTTAATGAGAAAAATGAGGAGATTATAGGCTTAAAAAACCTGCTTGCATCAGAAAGAACTCAAAAATCCGAGGAGAGGAAAAAAAGCAGAGATATTGCTGAGCGTGACTTGCAGATTAAAACCTTAAAGGCACGACTAAAAAAACAGGATAAAGATACGCGCCGCCTTTTGAAGAGAATTTCAAGATTAAAACGGTTTAACAGCCTGTGGATGGAGGGCGATTACATTCCTGTCAAGGTTTTGCCTGCATTAACAAAAGAGGCGGTAAAGGCACTTGAAGATGAATTTGGAATCACAGAGGGAGATATTATCTATGCCGCAAAAACAGAAGGCTGGGGAAAGCAAACAGTATCATACATTTCTGATTGTTATGTCTCCGGAATTATTGCTGATAACTTTGACAAAAAGCTTCTCAACTGCTTAAGAGAAGAGAATGTTCCTTTAATTTTGGCTGTGAAAGTCCCTGTTTCTCTAAGGGGAAGAACTGGCACCATAAAAAAAGATGATTTTGACAGGGCGGTTTTGGAATGGAAGGAGGAACAGATTACTTATGAAGCTGAAAAAAAGGCTGATATGATAGAGGCTATTGTAAAAGAGTATAAGAGCGAGCGTGAACTGGAGGCAAGAAAACGTGGATGA
- a CDS encoding RIO1 family regulatory kinase/ATPase: protein MPLSPEDIKSLHKYEILILKNIEKLMKRYTWVPEDVLRKASGLSSQELEYRLGHLMGRDMVKSSSVPYKGYQLTFGGYDALAISSLVSKGTISALGSLIGVGKESAVYEALGTGILVLKIHRIGQRSFQSVRLNRSFMPEWKHFPWIFASTYSAKQEFEALKALRKGGVNVPVPVAINRNVIAMTYIAGLNLNQAVLENPQDVLEGILENIKKAYALGYIHNDLSEYNVMVDGNEVWIIDWPQWTELTHPNADEILKRDLKNITGYFSKKYGLSYTPEKVFEMVVG from the coding sequence ATGCCACTTTCTCCTGAAGATATCAAAAGCCTCCATAAGTACGAGATACTGATACTCAAAAACATCGAAAAGCTGATGAAGAGATATACCTGGGTGCCTGAAGACGTTTTAAGAAAAGCATCAGGCCTTTCATCCCAGGAGCTTGAATATCGTCTTGGACACCTTATGGGAAGAGATATGGTAAAGAGCTCATCAGTTCCGTATAAAGGCTATCAGCTCACATTCGGCGGTTATGATGCACTTGCAATATCTTCCCTTGTAAGCAAGGGAACAATCTCGGCGCTTGGCTCTTTAATCGGCGTTGGAAAAGAATCAGCTGTATATGAGGCACTTGGAACAGGTATTCTTGTTCTTAAAATTCACAGAATAGGTCAGCGCTCTTTTCAGTCGGTCAGACTTAACAGGAGTTTTATGCCGGAATGGAAACATTTCCCATGGATCTTTGCATCGACATATTCGGCAAAGCAGGAGTTTGAAGCTTTAAAGGCACTTAGAAAGGGAGGTGTCAATGTGCCTGTACCTGTTGCAATAAACAGGAATGTTATTGCAATGACATATATCGCCGGATTAAACCTCAATCAGGCGGTTTTGGAAAATCCACAGGATGTCCTGGAGGGAATTTTGGAAAATATCAAAAAAGCATATGCCCTTGGATATATACACAATGATCTCTCAGAGTACAATGTAATGGTTGACGGAAATGAGGTATGGATTATTGACTGGCCGCAGTGGACTGAATTAACCCATCCAAACGCTGATGAAATACTAAAGCGTGATCTTAAAAATATTACAGGTTATTTCTCAAAAAAATACGGCCTTTCATACACACCTGAAAAGGTTTTTGAAATGGTGGTTGGTTGA
- a CDS encoding TIGR00269 family protein, giving the protein MKCSKCNKDAIIFQKYSGMHLCPEHFTKDFEGRAKKAIRQHRWISSGDKIAVAMSGGKDSSAVLYFLKKVFGQRPDIEIFAITIDEGIKGYRDPQAVEKIAGRYDVKCYITSFYEHFGLTLDEIVEKKGDRKSCSYCGVLRRQILNGFARELGATKIAMGFNLDDEAQSVMMNVLRGDLERLLRRQKPAEGMIPRIRPFIYLPEREVALYANLYVEGFEERGCPYSHNALRADVREMINDYNYRHPSTKYALVNLGEELKEGLEEDSTQLRTCEVCGEPVFGECGTCRILHEITGIKRN; this is encoded by the coding sequence ATGAAATGCTCAAAATGCAATAAGGATGCAATAATTTTTCAGAAATACTCAGGTATGCACCTTTGCCCTGAACACTTTACAAAAGACTTTGAGGGCCGTGCCAAAAAGGCAATCAGACAGCACAGATGGATATCCTCCGGAGATAAAATAGCGGTTGCAATGAGCGGGGGAAAAGACAGCAGTGCAGTTTTGTATTTTCTGAAAAAAGTATTCGGGCAGAGGCCTGATATTGAAATTTTTGCCATTACTATTGACGAGGGGATAAAAGGATACCGTGACCCGCAGGCTGTCGAAAAAATTGCCGGGCGTTATGATGTAAAATGCTATATAACGTCATTCTATGAGCATTTTGGTCTTACTCTGGATGAGATTGTTGAAAAAAAAGGCGACAGGAAATCATGCTCATACTGCGGTGTTTTGAGAAGACAGATATTAAACGGCTTTGCAAGAGAACTTGGCGCAACAAAGATTGCGATGGGTTTTAATTTAGATGATGAGGCGCAGTCTGTTATGATGAATGTGTTAAGAGGTGATTTGGAAAGACTTCTTCGAAGACAAAAGCCTGCAGAAGGTATGATTCCAAGAATAAGACCTTTTATCTATCTTCCTGAACGCGAAGTTGCTTTATATGCAAATCTTTATGTTGAAGGTTTTGAAGAGAGAGGATGCCCTTATTCACATAATGCTCTGCGTGCAGATGTGCGTGAGATGATAAACGACTACAACTACCGCCACCCTTCAACAAAATACGCCCTTGTAAACCTTGGAGAAGAGTTAAAAGAGGGTTTAGAAGAGGACAGCACACAGTTAAGAACCTGTGAAGTCTGCGGAGAACCTGTATTTGGAGAGTGTGGTACATGCCGGATTTTACATGAGATAACCGGCATTAAAAGAAATTAA
- a CDS encoding NAD-binding protein, with amino-acid sequence MKRSGFLSDLLKYMFQDRITFYIQLLIFQIVVYSLVIHYFIPHLEGCEISWLNSLLFVLQTMTTVGYDLETFFPADNPLTLILIIAIMITGVFTFLLLIPAVLTPHIQDIFRPAPPKSLHRNISGHVIVAGFSEISASLIKSLLLSDLMIVILEENEKTGLLAMEQFKKFKKRVRVISGRYDDDETWQSVNVSSARGVIVCEPDKNDNDKRSASIILGIRKMTDAKITAVIDDIKHKKYFSYAGADNIISPKSIAGMTISRHLLSEPEADIIFDASKNLRNQNYRKINNFVSKTDFKTPDSNSSDSKNLDNNSYSKNLESEHSDFSKKDPLKFIHMMFPEGCPAIGKTLNELELFERYNIEPVFMIDRGVFFTFEEGKDRKIRPSSIVFLIGKKSDITLFQNNVFACVEKRRSLAVMAGYDELGEVIASEFKAAGVKLNIISETENSGSESQFFIKGGFNDESVIRQAGIENAGIFIAGADDDDANIFTTLITRSLNPHIYIISRAEKPGSVEKMYRAGADYVELIPAISGHILAGFILEGIVSVLLDLPSDKKAVKIKNSAKSVMKIRRLESMTGAVIIAVGNDYDSKIRLNSEETIKEGDYIIAFGKLLPLQKLIKILSGDEKLI; translated from the coding sequence ATGAAGCGGAGTGGTTTTTTAAGTGATCTATTAAAATATATGTTTCAGGACAGAATAACCTTCTATATCCAGCTTCTTATCTTTCAGATTGTAGTATATTCATTAGTAATTCATTACTTCATACCTCATCTTGAAGGATGTGAAATATCCTGGCTTAACTCTCTTTTGTTTGTCCTGCAGACAATGACTACTGTCGGATATGATTTGGAGACTTTTTTTCCTGCTGATAATCCTTTGACTCTTATTTTGATAATTGCAATAATGATAACAGGCGTTTTTACATTTTTACTACTTATTCCTGCAGTGCTAACTCCACATATTCAGGACATATTTCGCCCGGCACCGCCAAAAAGTCTACATAGAAATATTTCAGGTCATGTTATTGTTGCAGGCTTCAGCGAAATTTCAGCCTCCCTGATAAAAAGCCTCCTGTTATCAGATTTAATGATTGTTATATTGGAAGAGAATGAAAAAACCGGCCTTTTGGCTATGGAGCAGTTTAAAAAGTTCAAAAAGCGTGTTCGTGTAATCTCCGGAAGATATGACGATGATGAAACATGGCAGAGTGTAAATGTCTCATCAGCAAGAGGGGTAATTGTTTGTGAACCTGACAAAAATGATAATGACAAGCGTTCCGCATCAATAATTCTTGGAATAAGAAAAATGACTGATGCAAAAATTACAGCGGTAATTGATGATATTAAGCATAAAAAATACTTCAGCTATGCAGGAGCAGATAACATAATCTCTCCAAAAAGCATCGCCGGAATGACAATTTCAAGACATCTTTTATCAGAACCGGAGGCTGATATAATCTTTGATGCATCAAAAAATCTCAGAAATCAGAATTATCGAAAAATAAATAATTTTGTCTCAAAAACAGATTTTAAAACCCCCGATTCAAACAGCTCAGATTCTAAAAATTTAGATAACAACTCATATTCAAAAAATCTGGAATCTGAACACTCAGACTTTTCAAAAAAAGACCCTCTTAAATTCATTCATATGATGTTTCCTGAGGGCTGTCCTGCAATTGGAAAAACATTAAATGAGCTTGAACTCTTTGAAAGATATAATATTGAGCCTGTGTTTATGATTGACAGGGGTGTCTTTTTCACATTTGAGGAGGGAAAAGACAGAAAGATTCGTCCTTCATCCATTGTTTTTTTGATTGGCAAAAAAAGTGACATAACTCTCTTTCAAAATAATGTCTTTGCATGTGTTGAAAAACGAAGAAGCCTTGCAGTGATGGCAGGATATGATGAACTTGGAGAAGTTATCGCTTCTGAGTTTAAAGCCGCAGGTGTTAAGTTAAATATAATTTCAGAGACTGAAAATTCAGGTTCTGAGAGTCAGTTTTTCATAAAGGGTGGTTTTAATGATGAATCTGTAATAAGGCAGGCCGGTATTGAAAATGCAGGAATTTTTATTGCCGGAGCAGATGACGATGATGCAAATATATTCACAACACTTATCACAAGAAGCTTAAATCCCCATATATACATTATATCAAGAGCAGAAAAACCAGGCTCGGTTGAAAAAATGTATCGTGCCGGTGCTGATTATGTTGAACTTATTCCTGCAATAAGCGGGCATATTCTGGCCGGATTTATTCTTGAAGGAATTGTTAGTGTTCTTTTGGATTTACCTTCTGACAAAAAGGCAGTGAAAATTAAAAACAGTGCAAAATCCGTGATGAAAATTAGAAGGCTTGAATCTATGACAGGCGCTGTGATAATAGCTGTCGGGAATGATTATGATTCAAAAATCAGACTAAATTCAGAAGAAACTATAAAGGAGGGTGATTATATAATTGCCTTTGGTAAACTTTTACCTCTTCAAAAACTTATAAAAATCCTGTCCGGAGATGAGAAACTGATATGA
- a CDS encoding NAD+ synthase: protein MNEVCSDELCVGCECEKIEQMIRHAFWSSGMEKIVIGLSGGIDSSLAAVLCSRAVGSVNVLGYLLPSSVTPEADMDDVKALCDKFEISYLVVPITGILEEYESIPGYTESPYLKGNLMARIRMTTLYYFANQQNALVCGTSNKSEYYLGYSTKHGDDAADIQPLLHLLKKEVYILAGYLEVPDSIINKTPSAGLYPGQSDEEEIGFSYEEIDKALENLISNGFKPENETEAEILKKVEKASHKRCAPPNLLKEN from the coding sequence ATGAATGAAGTATGCAGTGACGAATTATGCGTTGGTTGTGAATGTGAAAAGATAGAACAGATGATTAGGCATGCTTTCTGGTCATCAGGGATGGAAAAAATAGTAATCGGGCTTTCCGGCGGAATTGACTCCTCTCTTGCGGCTGTATTATGCTCACGTGCAGTAGGATCTGTTAATGTTTTGGGCTATCTTCTGCCATCTTCTGTAACTCCCGAGGCTGATATGGATGATGTAAAGGCTCTTTGTGATAAGTTTGAAATCAGCTATCTTGTTGTCCCAATCACAGGCATTTTGGAAGAGTATGAGAGTATTCCGGGATATACAGAATCACCATATCTTAAGGGAAACCTAATGGCCAGAATCAGGATGACCACACTTTACTATTTCGCAAACCAGCAAAACGCCCTTGTCTGTGGGACATCCAATAAAAGTGAATATTATCTTGGGTATTCAACGAAGCACGGCGATGATGCCGCCGATATTCAGCCGCTTTTACATCTCTTAAAAAAAGAGGTGTATATTCTTGCCGGATATCTGGAAGTTCCTGATTCAATCATAAATAAAACCCCATCAGCAGGTCTTTACCCCGGACAGAGTGATGAGGAAGAGATTGGATTTTCATATGAGGAGATTGACAAAGCCCTTGAAAATCTTATTTCAAACGGGTTTAAACCTGAAAATGAGACAGAAGCCGAGATTTTAAAGAAAGTAGAGAAGGCTTCTCATAAAAGGTGTGCTCCTCCAAATCTCTTAAAAGAAAATTAA
- a CDS encoding glucose-6-phosphate isomerase family protein, whose protein sequence is MNKFWDGPLPKPNERTVEDMQCVLAESSLPAENKTLYFMYRNLSKNEEDSMWLSNNNLRFDITVIPPGVIGDEFVKTKGHYHPEAPCGLGYPEIYQVLKGKAHFLLQKKDILDICVIKAEKGDIVLIKPGYGHVTINPSDETLVMANIVSDNFESEYGNYIKMHGAAYYEFKDKGFVKNLHYKNIPEIKIINASQCEIPGISEKGKNKSLYSFIGEEKVLDFLNNPSLLE, encoded by the coding sequence ATGAATAAATTCTGGGACGGCCCGCTTCCAAAGCCAAATGAGCGGACGGTTGAGGATATGCAGTGCGTTCTTGCAGAAAGTTCTCTTCCTGCAGAAAATAAAACACTCTATTTTATGTACAGAAACCTCTCAAAAAATGAAGAGGATTCAATGTGGCTTTCAAATAACAATCTCAGATTTGACATTACTGTAATTCCTCCGGGAGTTATTGGAGATGAGTTTGTAAAAACAAAAGGCCATTACCACCCGGAAGCACCATGCGGACTTGGTTATCCTGAGATTTATCAGGTTCTAAAAGGAAAAGCCCACTTCTTATTGCAGAAAAAAGATATTCTGGATATTTGTGTTATAAAAGCAGAAAAAGGAGATATTGTGCTTATAAAACCGGGATATGGGCACGTCACAATCAATCCTTCAGATGAAACCCTTGTTATGGCAAACATTGTCTCTGATAATTTTGAGAGCGAATATGGAAATTACATAAAGATGCATGGCGCCGCATACTATGAATTTAAAGACAAAGGATTTGTTAAAAATTTACATTACAAAAATATTCCTGAAATTAAAATAATAAACGCCTCTCAATGCGAAATTCCGGGCATCTCAGAGAAAGGAAAAAATAAAAGTCTTTATTCATTTATTGGAGAAGAAAAAGTCCTTGATTTTCTAAACAACCCATCACTTCTGGAATAA